One Legionella hackeliae DNA segment encodes these proteins:
- the rplB gene encoding 50S ribosomal protein L2, which produces MALLKSKPTSPGKRGEIRVVHHNIHKGQPHASLVEKLNKTGGRNNQGRITVRHIGGGVRAKYRIIDFKRNKDGIEAKVERLEYDPNRSALIALVVYKDGERRYIIAPSGLTAGDTIVSGEDSPISTGNCLPLRNIPVGTTIHCVELKPGKGAQMLRSAGCSGQIVAKEGSYATLKLRSGEMRKVLSSCRAVIGEVSNSEHSLRALGKAGAKRWRGIRPTVRGVAMNPVDHPHGGGEGRTSGGRHPVTPWGIPTKGYKTRSNKRTDRFIVRRRKKK; this is translated from the coding sequence ATGGCATTATTAAAATCTAAACCAACATCACCTGGTAAACGTGGTGAAATTCGAGTCGTCCATCACAATATTCACAAAGGACAGCCTCATGCTAGTCTGGTTGAGAAGTTAAATAAGACAGGTGGACGTAATAACCAAGGTCGAATTACTGTTCGACATATTGGTGGCGGTGTTCGTGCAAAATATCGTATAATTGATTTCAAAAGAAACAAAGATGGTATCGAGGCTAAAGTTGAACGATTGGAATATGATCCAAATCGCTCTGCTTTAATTGCTTTAGTTGTTTACAAAGATGGTGAACGGCGTTACATTATTGCACCTTCTGGTTTAACGGCCGGCGATACTATTGTTAGTGGTGAAGACTCACCTATTAGTACTGGTAATTGCTTACCTCTACGAAATATACCTGTAGGTACTACAATTCATTGTGTTGAGCTTAAGCCTGGTAAAGGTGCTCAGATGTTGAGAAGTGCTGGCTGCAGTGGACAAATTGTAGCTAAAGAAGGTAGCTATGCAACGTTAAAGTTGCGTTCTGGTGAAATGCGCAAAGTCCTGAGTTCTTGTAGAGCTGTTATTGGTGAAGTTAGTAACAGTGAACACAGTTTACGTGCTCTTGGTAAAGCTGGCGCAAAACGATGGCGTGGAATTAGACCTACTGTTCGCGGAGTTGCGATGAACCCAGTAGATCACCCACATGGTGGTGGTGAAGGACGCACATCTGGTGGTCGTCACCCAGTAACTCCATGGGGTATTCCCACTAAAGGGTACAAAACGCGCAGTAATAAACGTACTGATCGTTTTATCGTCAGAAGACGTAAGAAGAAATAA
- the rplD gene encoding 50S ribosomal protein L4, which produces MEIKTVDTKASLKVNEDVFGYVYNEGLIHQAVVTFMNNSRSGNSAQKTRAEVRGGGKKPWRQKGTGRARAGTIRSPLWRSGGVTFASKKRDYSQKINKKMYKRALRSIISELHRTGNLVVVSDFQCESHKTKDFIKKMNELELQNALIVMHEVGEHEYLASRNLIEYDICDVTSLDPVSLLSFEKVLMTEGAIKSLEEQLQ; this is translated from the coding sequence ATGGAAATTAAAACTGTTGATACCAAAGCATCACTTAAAGTTAATGAAGATGTATTTGGTTACGTATACAACGAAGGTTTAATCCATCAAGCAGTTGTTACTTTTATGAATAATTCTCGTAGTGGTAACAGTGCTCAAAAAACTCGTGCGGAAGTGCGTGGAGGTGGAAAAAAGCCTTGGCGTCAAAAAGGAACTGGTAGAGCAAGAGCTGGTACCATCCGTAGTCCTTTGTGGCGTTCAGGGGGGGTAACTTTTGCTTCTAAAAAGCGTGATTATTCCCAAAAGATTAATAAAAAAATGTACAAACGCGCATTGCGTAGTATAATTTCCGAACTTCATCGTACAGGTAACCTTGTTGTAGTCAGTGATTTTCAATGTGAATCTCACAAGACTAAAGATTTTATCAAAAAGATGAATGAGTTAGAGTTGCAAAATGCTTTAATCGTTATGCATGAAGTGGGTGAGCATGAATACCTGGCTTCTCGTAATTTGATTGAATATGACATTTGTGATGTAACGTCATTAGATCCTGTTAGCCTACTTAGTTTTGAAAAAGTGCTGATGACAGAGGGTGCCATTAAGAGTTTAGAGGAGCAGTTACAATGA
- the rpsS gene encoding 30S ribosomal protein S19 has protein sequence MARSIRKGPFIDHHLIKKVEAAIESKSKKPIKTWSRRSTIVPEMIDLTIAVHNGKDHVPVYITDNMVGHKLGEFAMTRTFKGHSGDRKAKGK, from the coding sequence GTGGCACGTTCTATAAGAAAGGGTCCGTTTATCGATCACCATTTAATTAAGAAGGTTGAAGCGGCGATCGAATCTAAGTCTAAGAAACCAATTAAAACTTGGTCCCGGCGCTCAACGATTGTACCTGAGATGATTGATTTAACAATCGCGGTACATAATGGTAAAGATCATGTTCCAGTCTATATCACTGACAATATGGTTGGCCATAAATTAGGTGAGTTTGCCATGACTCGTACATTCAAAGGTCATTCTGGCGACAGAAAGGCTAAAGGTAAGTAA
- the rpsJ gene encoding 30S ribosomal protein S10, whose product MSNNQNIKIRLKSFDHRLIDISIREIVETAKRTGAQLRGPIPLPIKKEKFTVLISPHVNKDARDQYELRTHKRLVVIVHPTEKTVDALMKLDLAAGVDVQISLDDE is encoded by the coding sequence ATGAGCAATAATCAAAATATTAAAATACGTCTTAAATCGTTTGACCATCGACTGATTGACATTTCAATTCGTGAGATTGTTGAGACAGCAAAACGGACAGGGGCACAATTACGTGGCCCTATACCTTTGCCAATTAAGAAAGAGAAATTTACTGTATTGATTTCGCCCCATGTTAATAAAGATGCGCGTGATCAGTATGAATTACGAACTCACAAACGCCTGGTCGTTATTGTGCATCCTACAGAGAAAACAGTAGATGCGTTGATGAAGCTTGATCTGGCTGCTGGAGTTGACGTACAGATTAGCCTTGATGACGAATAA
- the rpsQ gene encoding 30S ribosomal protein S17, which translates to MTNSSETNARTIVGKVVSDKMQKTIVVMVERTVKHPKYGKIMKRRTKLHAHDENQIGKIGNIVRIRESRPLSKMKSWVLVEVIS; encoded by the coding sequence ATGACTAATAGTAGTGAAACCAACGCCAGAACCATCGTCGGAAAAGTCGTTAGCGATAAAATGCAAAAGACTATTGTTGTCATGGTTGAGCGTACAGTGAAACATCCGAAATACGGAAAAATCATGAAACGTAGAACTAAACTACATGCTCATGATGAAAATCAAATTGGTAAAATTGGAAATATTGTAAGAATTCGCGAATCTCGACCACTCTCTAAAATGAAAAGTTGGGTATTAGTTGAAGTAATTTCCTGA
- the rplC gene encoding 50S ribosomal protein L3 produces the protein MTIGLLGRKIGMTRVFTEDGISIPVSVVEVIPNRVSQIKTMDTDGYTAIQLTGGEKKSSRVSKPLAGHFAKAEIDAGDMMGEFRVDSIDEFTAGQVISVHDIFNDGQFVDVAATTKGKGFAGGVKRHNFRTQDATHGNSRSHRVLGSIGQNQTPGRVFKGKKMAGHLGNVRCTTQSLEIVRVDKERNLLLIKGAIPGCPGARVEVRPAVKTKGGKNNGN, from the coding sequence ATGACGATTGGGTTATTAGGCCGTAAAATCGGTATGACACGGGTATTTACAGAGGACGGTATATCAATACCTGTTTCTGTGGTTGAGGTGATTCCTAACCGTGTGTCACAAATTAAAACTATGGACACTGATGGCTACACTGCTATTCAGTTAACCGGTGGTGAGAAGAAATCAAGCCGTGTTAGCAAGCCGCTAGCAGGACATTTTGCTAAGGCTGAAATTGATGCAGGCGATATGATGGGCGAATTTCGAGTTGACTCTATTGACGAGTTTACTGCAGGTCAAGTTATCTCTGTGCATGATATCTTTAATGATGGACAGTTTGTTGATGTTGCAGCCACAACGAAGGGTAAAGGTTTTGCCGGTGGTGTTAAGCGTCATAATTTTCGCACACAAGATGCTACCCATGGTAACTCACGTTCGCACCGTGTTCTTGGCTCGATTGGTCAAAACCAGACTCCTGGTCGTGTGTTTAAAGGTAAAAAAATGGCCGGACACTTGGGGAATGTGCGTTGCACTACTCAAAGTTTAGAAATTGTTCGTGTTGATAAAGAGCGTAATTTGCTTCTGATCAAAGGTGCTATACCTGGTTGTCCTGGTGCACGAGTTGAAGTACGGCCCGCAGTTAAGACTAAAGGGGGCAAAAATAATGGAAATTAA
- the rplN gene encoding 50S ribosomal protein L14, which produces MIQMQTVLDVADNSGARKVMCIKVLGGSHRRYARIGDVIKVSIKDAIPRSKVKKGAVMKAVVVRTSQGVRRDDGSLIRFDGNAAVLLNNQNEPIGTRIFGPVTRELRERFMKIISLAAEVL; this is translated from the coding sequence ATGATACAAATGCAGACTGTGCTCGATGTTGCAGACAACAGCGGAGCGCGAAAAGTGATGTGTATCAAAGTGCTTGGTGGATCACATAGACGGTATGCCCGTATTGGTGATGTTATTAAAGTAAGCATTAAAGATGCAATACCACGTAGCAAAGTAAAAAAAGGTGCAGTAATGAAAGCTGTCGTTGTTAGAACTAGTCAAGGCGTTCGTCGCGACGATGGTTCTCTCATTCGTTTTGATGGTAATGCTGCTGTTCTTTTAAACAACCAAAATGAGCCTATAGGTACACGTATATTCGGCCCTGTAACTCGTGAGCTAAGAGAGCGGTTTATGAAAATCATTTCTCTTGCTGCTGAAGTATTGTGA
- the rplE gene encoding 50S ribosomal protein L5 yields MARLKDFYKKDVVPMMVKRFGYKSVMEVPKILKITLNMGVGEAVGDKKVMNHALEDMTLIAGQKPVVTKAKKSLAGFKIREGWPIGCKVTLRRERMYEFLDRLITIALPRVRDFRGLNPKSFDGTGNYSMGIHEQLVFPEIDFDKTDGIRGLDICITTSAKTNEEAKALLEAFNLPLKDRDKH; encoded by the coding sequence ATGGCTAGACTTAAAGATTTTTATAAAAAAGATGTAGTTCCAATGATGGTAAAACGATTTGGCTACAAAAGTGTAATGGAAGTTCCCAAGATTCTAAAAATAACTTTGAATATGGGAGTTGGTGAAGCGGTTGGTGATAAAAAGGTTATGAACCATGCGCTTGAGGATATGACTTTAATTGCTGGACAAAAACCTGTTGTCACTAAAGCTAAAAAGTCTTTGGCTGGGTTTAAAATTCGTGAAGGATGGCCGATTGGATGTAAAGTAACTCTGCGACGTGAGCGTATGTATGAGTTTCTAGACCGTCTAATTACTATTGCTCTCCCTCGAGTACGTGATTTTCGTGGATTAAACCCTAAGTCATTCGATGGTACAGGTAACTATAGTATGGGAATTCATGAACAATTGGTTTTCCCTGAAATTGATTTTGACAAGACTGATGGCATCCGCGGTTTAGATATTTGTATCACTACAAGTGCAAAAACCAATGAAGAAGCGAAGGCCTTGTTAGAAGCGTTCAACCTGCCTTTGAAAGACAGAGATAAA
- the rplW gene encoding 50S ribosomal protein L23 — translation MNAEHILMVLREPHTSEKATVMADKYKQFTFKVLKTATKQEIKHAVEHMFNVKVKSVSVINVKGKKKRFKQLNGKRSDWKKAFVSLQENYDIDFTVTE, via the coding sequence ATGAATGCTGAACATATATTAATGGTTTTGCGTGAGCCACATACCTCTGAAAAAGCGACTGTAATGGCTGACAAATATAAGCAGTTTACATTTAAAGTATTAAAGACGGCTACTAAGCAAGAAATTAAACACGCTGTAGAGCATATGTTTAATGTCAAAGTGAAGTCAGTATCAGTAATTAATGTAAAAGGAAAGAAAAAGCGTTTTAAACAATTAAACGGCAAACGCAGTGATTGGAAAAAAGCTTTTGTTTCCTTGCAAGAAAATTACGACATCGACTTTACCGTGACTGAATAA
- the rpmC gene encoding 50S ribosomal protein L29, producing the protein MKDIKELRDLTTDELQTELLSLRKEQFNLRMKKANGSLDKTHLITKVRKSIAQVKTIMTQKVGKRHD; encoded by the coding sequence ATGAAAGACATTAAAGAGTTAAGAGATTTAACAACCGATGAATTGCAGACCGAGCTACTCTCCCTTCGCAAAGAACAGTTTAACTTGCGCATGAAAAAAGCTAATGGCTCTTTAGATAAGACTCATCTTATTACTAAAGTTAGAAAATCTATTGCTCAAGTTAAAACAATTATGACTCAGAAGGTAGGAAAGCGTCATGACTAA
- the rplP gene encoding 50S ribosomal protein L16, which produces MLQPKRTKYRKQMKGRNRGLAQRGSKVSFGEFGLKALERGRLTARQIEAARRAMTRHIKRGGKIWIRVFPDKPITQKPLEVRQGKGKGSVEYWVAQIQPGKVLFEMEGVSRELAMEAFDLAKAKLPFKVIFEERKVM; this is translated from the coding sequence ATGTTACAGCCAAAACGTACGAAATATCGTAAACAAATGAAAGGCCGCAACCGCGGTTTGGCTCAAAGAGGTTCTAAGGTTAGCTTTGGGGAGTTTGGATTAAAAGCTCTTGAAAGAGGGCGCTTGACTGCTCGACAGATCGAAGCTGCGCGACGTGCTATGACTCGTCATATTAAGCGTGGTGGAAAAATTTGGATTCGAGTTTTCCCAGATAAGCCAATTACTCAAAAGCCTCTTGAAGTCCGTCAAGGTAAAGGTAAAGGTAGTGTTGAATATTGGGTTGCTCAAATTCAACCTGGTAAAGTTTTATTTGAAATGGAAGGTGTTAGCAGAGAATTGGCTATGGAAGCATTTGATTTAGCCAAGGCGAAGCTTCCTTTCAAAGTAATATTTGAAGAGCGCAAGGTGATGTGA
- the fusA gene encoding elongation factor G yields the protein MSTSLELYRNIGIAAHVDAGKTTTTERVLFYTGMSHKIGEVHDGAATMDWMVQEQERGITITSAATTCYWSGMDKNYQRHRINIIDTPGHVDFMIEVERSLRVLDGAIVVFDSVSGVEPQSETVWRQSDKYGVPRIVFVNKMDRMGANFLRVVEQIRQRLGSNPVVVQLPIGAEDSFKGVIDLIKMKAIHWDEESKGMSFEYKDIPADMLEQCVEYRSKIIEAAAEVSEELMEKYLEGEEFTEQEIKTALRKRTVNNEIVPVFCGSAFKNKGVQAVLDGVIEYLPSPIDIPDIRGVDDDGEETHRKTSYDEPFSALAFKIATDPFVGTLTYFRAYSGVLKSGDTIYNPVKGKKERIGRLLQMHANSREEIKEVRAGDIAAAVGLKTVTTGDTLCDVDHIVTLERMDFPDPVIAVAVEPRTKADQEKMGVALGKLAQEDPSFRVHTDEESGQTIIQGMGELHLEIIVDRMKREFNVEANVGKPQVAYRETIRNAVEQEGKFVRQSGGRGQYGHVWLKIEPQQPGAGYEFVNAIVGGVIPKEYIPAVDKGVQEQLQNGVLAGYPVVDVKVTLFDGSFHEVDSSEMAFKIAGSQCFKQGALKAKPVLLEPIMQVEVVTPEDYMGDVMGDLNRRRGMVQGMEDSPAGKIVRAEVPLAEMFGYATDLRSATQGRATYSMEFSRYAEAPTNIAEAIIKKQ from the coding sequence GTGTCTACTTCATTGGAACTATACAGAAACATTGGCATTGCCGCCCACGTTGACGCCGGTAAGACGACTACTACCGAGCGCGTGCTTTTTTATACCGGTATGTCGCATAAAATCGGTGAGGTACACGACGGTGCTGCAACGATGGACTGGATGGTTCAGGAGCAGGAACGGGGGATTACCATTACTTCCGCAGCAACAACTTGTTACTGGTCTGGAATGGATAAGAACTATCAACGGCATCGTATCAATATTATTGATACTCCAGGCCACGTAGACTTCATGATTGAAGTTGAGCGTTCATTACGCGTGCTGGATGGTGCAATTGTGGTATTCGATTCTGTTTCAGGAGTAGAGCCACAGTCTGAAACTGTGTGGCGCCAATCGGATAAATACGGAGTTCCTCGTATTGTTTTTGTCAACAAAATGGATAGGATGGGTGCAAATTTCCTGCGTGTTGTTGAACAAATTAGGCAACGTCTAGGTTCTAACCCAGTTGTTGTTCAATTGCCTATTGGCGCGGAAGATTCTTTTAAAGGTGTTATTGATCTTATCAAAATGAAAGCAATTCATTGGGATGAAGAATCTAAAGGAATGTCTTTTGAATATAAAGATATCCCTGCTGATATGCTGGAACAATGTGTTGAGTATCGTTCTAAGATCATCGAAGCTGCAGCGGAAGTTTCTGAAGAGCTAATGGAAAAATATCTTGAAGGTGAAGAGTTCACCGAGCAAGAAATTAAAACCGCGCTACGCAAGCGCACTGTTAATAACGAAATCGTACCTGTATTTTGCGGTTCAGCGTTTAAAAACAAAGGAGTTCAAGCAGTACTCGATGGTGTGATTGAATACTTGCCTTCACCTATCGATATTCCGGATATTCGGGGTGTAGATGATGATGGTGAAGAAACTCATCGTAAGACATCTTATGACGAGCCTTTTTCCGCACTAGCATTCAAGATTGCGACAGATCCTTTTGTGGGGACGCTTACTTATTTCCGCGCATATTCAGGTGTGCTTAAGAGTGGCGATACAATTTATAACCCTGTAAAAGGAAAAAAAGAGCGTATCGGCCGTTTGCTCCAAATGCATGCTAACTCACGTGAAGAAATCAAAGAAGTGAGAGCTGGTGATATTGCAGCAGCAGTTGGTCTTAAGACTGTGACAACCGGTGATACACTTTGCGATGTTGACCATATCGTAACTCTAGAGCGTATGGATTTTCCAGATCCTGTTATTGCAGTAGCGGTGGAGCCTCGGACTAAAGCTGACCAAGAAAAAATGGGTGTTGCATTAGGTAAGTTAGCACAGGAAGATCCTTCATTCCGTGTTCATACCGATGAAGAGTCAGGACAAACGATTATTCAAGGAATGGGTGAGCTTCACCTGGAAATTATTGTTGACCGCATGAAGCGTGAGTTTAATGTTGAAGCGAATGTAGGTAAACCTCAAGTTGCCTATCGCGAAACAATTAGAAATGCTGTTGAACAAGAAGGTAAATTTGTTCGTCAATCAGGTGGTCGTGGTCAATATGGTCACGTTTGGTTGAAAATTGAACCTCAACAACCAGGTGCTGGTTATGAGTTCGTAAATGCTATCGTTGGTGGTGTCATTCCAAAAGAATACATTCCTGCGGTTGATAAAGGTGTACAAGAGCAACTTCAAAATGGTGTTCTCGCTGGATATCCTGTTGTTGATGTCAAGGTGACTTTGTTTGATGGTTCATTCCATGAAGTCGATTCAAGCGAAATGGCGTTTAAAATTGCTGGTTCCCAATGCTTTAAGCAAGGTGCGTTGAAGGCTAAGCCTGTTTTACTTGAACCAATCATGCAAGTAGAGGTAGTTACTCCTGAAGATTACATGGGTGATGTAATGGGAGATCTCAATCGTCGAAGAGGTATGGTTCAAGGTATGGAAGATTCTCCTGCTGGAAAAATTGTTCGAGCAGAAGTTCCTCTTGCTGAAATGTTTGGCTACGCTACGGATCTTCGTTCTGCAACTCAAGGTCGTGCAACATATTCTATGGAGTTTTCTAGATATGCAGAAGCGCCCACAAACATTGCTGAAGCGATTATTAAGAAACAATAA
- the rplX gene encoding 50S ribosomal protein L24 — translation MKRIRSGDTVIIIAGKSKGHVGKVTKVYADGVVVEGGNMIKKHVKPNPQLNQQGGIISREAPVHVSNVAMYNPVSKKADKVGFKYLEKDGNKYKVRYFKSNNEIIDLV, via the coding sequence ATGAAGCGTATTAGATCAGGCGATACAGTAATTATTATCGCCGGTAAGAGTAAAGGTCATGTAGGCAAGGTAACCAAAGTTTACGCTGATGGCGTTGTTGTAGAAGGCGGTAACATGATTAAAAAACATGTTAAGCCAAATCCACAATTGAACCAGCAAGGTGGAATTATTTCACGCGAGGCACCTGTCCATGTATCAAATGTTGCCATGTACAATCCCGTATCTAAAAAAGCAGATAAAGTTGGATTTAAATACCTCGAAAAAGATGGCAATAAATACAAAGTTCGTTATTTTAAATCAAATAACGAAATTATTGATCTTGTCTGA
- the rpsC gene encoding 30S ribosomal protein S3, whose product MGQKVNPIGIRLGIVQDWNSKWYASKNYAQLLNEDINLRKHLKKKLMAAAVSKIRIDRPASNAVVTIHTARPGVIIGKKGGGIEALRSEIASKLGVPVHLNIEEVRKPELDSTLVAEGIAQQLEQRVMFRRAMKRAVTSAMKAGAKGIKICVSGRLGGAEIARSEWYREGRVPLHTFRADVDYGTAEAKTTYGIIGVKVWIFKGEVLPQKNRNTESGK is encoded by the coding sequence ATGGGACAGAAAGTAAACCCTATAGGTATCAGATTAGGTATCGTTCAAGATTGGAATTCCAAATGGTATGCTAGTAAAAACTATGCTCAACTCCTCAATGAAGATATCAATCTACGTAAACATCTTAAGAAAAAGCTTATGGCAGCTGCGGTCAGTAAGATTCGTATTGACCGACCAGCCAGTAATGCAGTTGTTACTATTCATACTGCTAGACCAGGTGTCATCATTGGAAAGAAAGGTGGTGGCATTGAAGCATTAAGAAGTGAAATTGCTTCTAAGTTGGGTGTTCCAGTTCACTTGAACATCGAAGAAGTGCGTAAGCCAGAATTAGATTCAACTTTGGTCGCAGAAGGTATTGCTCAACAGCTAGAACAGCGTGTGATGTTTAGACGTGCTATGAAGAGAGCAGTAACTTCAGCAATGAAGGCTGGTGCAAAAGGAATTAAAATTTGTGTGAGTGGTAGACTTGGTGGTGCTGAAATTGCTCGAAGTGAATGGTACCGCGAAGGCCGAGTTCCTCTACATACTTTCCGTGCCGATGTTGATTATGGTACTGCCGAAGCAAAAACAACCTATGGAATCATAGGTGTTAAAGTATGGATCTTCAAAGGGGAAGTGCTTCCTCAGAAGAATCGAAATACTGAAAGTGGTAAGTAA
- the rplV gene encoding 50S ribosomal protein L22, producing MEVTAKLKNAPLSAQKGRLIADMIRKMDVSNAIDVLKFTPKKGAHLMLKLLESAIASAENNNGADIDELKVGAVCVDEAATLKRISPRAKGRANRICKRTCHITIKVSDEE from the coding sequence ATGGAAGTAACAGCAAAATTAAAAAATGCACCGCTTTCTGCCCAAAAGGGCAGATTGATCGCTGATATGATTCGCAAGATGGACGTTTCTAACGCAATTGACGTTTTGAAATTTACTCCCAAGAAGGGTGCGCACCTAATGCTAAAATTATTGGAATCTGCAATTGCTAGTGCAGAAAACAATAATGGTGCAGATATTGACGAATTAAAAGTTGGTGCAGTGTGTGTAGATGAGGCGGCAACACTCAAAAGAATTAGTCCACGAGCTAAAGGTCGTGCTAATCGTATCTGTAAGCGTACCTGCCACATCACAATTAAAGTATCTGACGAGGAATAG
- the tuf gene encoding elongation factor Tu, protein MAKEKFERKKPHVNVGTIGHVDHGKTTLTAAITTIMAKKFGGTAKAYDQIDAAPEERERGITISTAHVEYESANRHYAHVDCPGHADYVKNMITGAAQMDGAILVVSAADGPMPQTREHILLSRQVGVPYIVVFMNKADMVDDPELLELVEMEVRDLLSSYEFPGDDIPIVVGSALKALEGDTSEIGVAAIEKLVETMDSYIPEPVRNIDKSFLLPIEDVFSISGRGTVVTGRVESGIVKVGEEVEIVGIRDTQKTTCTGVEMFRKLLDEGRAGDNVGVLLRGTKRDEVERGQVLAKPGTIKPHTKFEAEVYVLSKDEGGRHTPFFNGYRPQFYFRTTDVTGSCELPSGIEMVMPGDNVQMTVTLHSPIAMDEGLRFAIREGGRTVGAGVVAKIIE, encoded by the coding sequence ATGGCGAAGGAAAAGTTTGAGCGTAAGAAGCCGCACGTAAACGTGGGAACGATTGGTCACGTAGACCATGGTAAGACCACATTGACTGCAGCGATTACCACAATTATGGCAAAGAAGTTTGGTGGGACAGCGAAAGCGTATGATCAAATTGACGCGGCGCCGGAAGAGCGAGAGCGTGGAATTACGATATCAACGGCACACGTTGAGTATGAATCAGCGAACCGCCACTATGCCCACGTGGATTGCCCTGGTCATGCTGACTATGTGAAGAACATGATTACAGGTGCAGCTCAAATGGACGGAGCTATTTTAGTAGTATCAGCAGCGGATGGTCCAATGCCACAAACACGTGAACACATTTTGTTGTCACGTCAAGTAGGTGTGCCATACATTGTAGTATTCATGAACAAAGCGGATATGGTGGACGATCCGGAGTTGTTAGAATTAGTAGAGATGGAAGTACGTGACCTGTTAAGCAGTTATGAGTTTCCAGGAGATGATATTCCTATTGTAGTCGGTTCAGCGCTAAAAGCACTGGAAGGCGATACCAGCGAGATTGGCGTGGCAGCGATTGAGAAGTTGGTAGAGACGATGGATTCCTACATACCAGAACCAGTAAGAAACATTGACAAGAGTTTCTTATTACCGATTGAAGACGTATTTTCAATTTCTGGTCGAGGAACAGTAGTAACTGGTCGTGTTGAGAGTGGAATAGTAAAAGTTGGTGAAGAAGTAGAAATTGTAGGAATACGAGATACCCAGAAGACGACTTGTACAGGCGTTGAAATGTTCCGTAAGTTACTTGACGAAGGTCGCGCAGGCGATAACGTTGGCGTATTGTTACGTGGAACAAAGAGAGACGAAGTAGAGCGTGGTCAAGTATTGGCGAAACCTGGTACAATCAAGCCTCACACCAAGTTTGAAGCAGAAGTATACGTGTTGTCAAAAGATGAAGGTGGTCGTCATACTCCATTTTTCAATGGATACCGTCCACAGTTTTACTTCAGAACGACAGACGTAACTGGATCTTGTGAATTACCAAGCGGAATAGAAATGGTAATGCCAGGGGATAACGTCCAAATGACAGTTACCTTGCATTCACCAATTGCTATGGACGAAGGATTGCGTTTCGCAATTCGTGAAGGTGGTCGCACAGTTGGTGCTGGTGTAGTCGCAAAAATTATTGAGTGA